GATATCGGAGGTGAAAGCCCGTGACATCCGAGTCCCGACTTCCCTTTCCCGACGAACACGCGCACTTCGGAGAGGACATCGCCTCCCTCTCCTTTGCTGTGGTTACGGTGAGCGACACCCGAACCCCGGAAACCGACCGCGGCGGACGGTGGATCCGAGAACGTCTGGAAGAGTCGGGACATCGGGTCGTCTACACCCGCATCGTCCCCGACGAGGTGGAAGCCATTCGCCAGGCGCTCGAGGAGGCCCTTGCCTCGGAAGCCTTCGGCGTGCTCTTTACCGGGGGAAGCGGCGTCACCGCCCGCGACGTCACCGTTGAGGCCGTACTTCCGCGCCTGGAAAAGGTGCTCCCCGGGTTTGGCGAACTCTTTCGCATGCTGAGCTTTCGTGAGATCCACGCCCGTGCCATGCTCTCGCGCGCGGAAGCGGGCGTCGTCGGACGAAAGGCCGTGTTCCTCCTTCCCGGATCCCTCAACGCCGTCCGCCTCGCCGTAGAGGAACTCATCCTTCCCGTCGCCAAACACCTCTTCTTCGAACTTCGTCGGCAGTAGGAACTCGGTCCGGATCCCCCGTT
This window of the Brockia lithotrophica genome carries:
- a CDS encoding Molybdenum cofactor biosynthesis protein MoaB, whose protein sequence is MTSESRLPFPDEHAHFGEDIASLSFAVVTVSDTRTPETDRGGRWIRERLEESGHRVVYTRIVPDEVEAIRQALEEALASEAFGVLFTGGSGVTARDVTVEAVLPRLEKVLPGFGELFRMLSFREIHARAMLSRAEAGVVGRKAVFLLPGSLNAVRLAVEELILPVAKHLFFELRRQ